In Siniperca chuatsi isolate FFG_IHB_CAS linkage group LG16, ASM2008510v1, whole genome shotgun sequence, the following proteins share a genomic window:
- the ccr6a gene encoding C-C chemokine receptor type 6a: MMDEMMSNLSDYDDNEYYDTYDYEVIGPCSHQNNHSVELVVGPYVHSIICILGFVGNSLVIVTYAFYKRTKSMTDVYLLNVAIADLLFVVSLPLIVYNELSSWSMGPVACKLLRGSYSVNLYSGMLLLACISTDRYIAIVHARRSFRLRSLPYSRLICTIVWATALLLSVPTFYFYNWYEPSHTKDTFMDEVEVMNQTSKPPQYVCEFKFSHNSTAWNTKVAVPSVQVAVGFFLPLLIMVFCYTAVIVTLLRARNFQRHKAVRVVLAVVAVFIVCHLPYNIALLYDTVNIFEVQSCNASDALHTAKTVTQTIAYLHCCLNPVLYAFIGVKFRNHFRRIVQDLWCLGKRYIAPRRFSRVTSEMYVSTRRSVDGSSDNGSSFTM, translated from the coding sequence ATGATGGACGAAATGATGTCCAACCTATCAGATTACGACGATAATGAGTACTATGACACTTATGACTACGAAGTGATTGGACCTTGTTCTCACCAGAACAACCACAGCGTTGAGCTGGTGGTCGGCCCGTACGTCCACTCCATCATCTGCATCCTGGGCTTCGTGGGGAACAGCCTGGTGATCGTCACGTACGCCTTCTACAAGAGGACCAAGTCCATGACCGACGTCTACCTGCTCAATGTCGCCATCGCTGACCTGCTGTTCGTGGTGTCGCTGCCTCTCATCGTCTACAACGAGTTGTCGTCGTGGTCGATGGGGCCGGTGGCCTGCAAGCTGCTGCGAGGCTCCTACAGCGTGAACCTGTACAGCGGCATGCTGCTGCTCGCCTGCATCAGCACCGACCGCTACATCGCCATCGTCCATGCCCGCCGCAGCTTCAGACTGCGCTCGCTGCCGTACAGCCGCCTCATCTGCACCATCGTCTGGGCCACCGCCTTACTGCTGTCTGTCCCCACCTTCTACTTCTACAACTGGTACGAGCCGTCCCACACCAAGGACACCTTCATGGACGAGGTGGAGGTGATGAATCAGACCTCCAAGCCTCCCCAGTACGTCTGCGAGTTCAAGTTCTCGCACAACAGCACGGCCTGGAACACCAAGGTGGCCGTCCCCAGCGTCCAGGTGGCGGTGGGCTTCTTCCTGCCGCTGCTCATCATGGTCTTCTGCTACACCGCCGTCATCGTCACCCTGCTGAGAGCCAGAAACTTCCAGCGGCACAAGGCGGTGCGGGTGGTGCTGGCCGTGGTGGCGGTGTTCATCGTTTGCCACCTGCCCTACAACATCGCGCTGCTGTACGACACTGTCAACATCTTCGAGGTGCAGTCGTGCAATGCGTCAGATGCCTTGCATACAGCCAAGACGGTGACGCAGACCATCGCCTACCTGCACTGCTGCCTGAACCCCGTGCTGTACGCCTTCATCGGGGTGAAGTTCAGGAACCACTTCAGGAGGATCGTCCAGGACCTGTGGTGTCTGGGGAAGAGGTACATCGCCCCACGCCGCTTCTCCAGGGTCACCTCCGAGATGTACGTGTCCACTCGCCGCTCGGTGGACGGATCGAGTGACAACGGCTCGTCCTTCACCATGTGA
- the LOC122862662 gene encoding LOW QUALITY PROTEIN: C-C chemokine receptor type 6-like (The sequence of the model RefSeq protein was modified relative to this genomic sequence to represent the inferred CDS: inserted 2 bases in 2 codons), with protein sequence MCQRLTQFLKKKKMGYLEDEMMSNLSDYDYNDYYDTYDYEEIGPCSHQKNHRVELVVGPYVHSIICILGFVGNSLVIVTYAFYKRTKSMTDVYLLNVAIADLLFVVSLPLIVYNELSSWSMGPVACKLLRGSYSVNLYSGMLLLACISTDRYIAIVHAHRSFRLRSLPYSRLICTIVWATALLLSVPTFYFYNWYEPSHTKDTFMDEVEEMNQTSKPPQYVCEFKFTHNTMAWNTKVAVPSVQVAVGFFLPLLIMVFCYTAVIATLLRARNFQXHKAVRVVLAVVAVFIACHLPYNIALLYDTVNIFEVQSCNASDALHTAKTVTQTIAYLHCCLNPVLYAFIGXKFRNHFRRIAQDLWCLGKRYIAPRRFSRVTSEMYVSTRRSVDGSSDNGSSFTM encoded by the exons ATGTGTCAGCGTTTGACTCAATTTTTAAAG aagaagaagatgggGTACTTGGAGGACGAAATGATGTCCAACCTATCAGATTACGACTATAATGACTACTATGACACTTATGACTATGAAGAAATTGGACCTTGTTCTCACCAGAAAAACCACAGGGTTGAGCTGGTGGTCGGCCCGTACGTCCACTCCATCATCTGCATCCTGGGCTTCGTGGGGAACAGCCTGGTGATCGTCACGTACGCCTTCTACAAGAGGACCAAGTCCATGACCGACGTCTACCTGCTCAATGTCGCCATCGCTGACCTGCTGTTCGTGGTGTCGCTGCCTCTCATCGTCTACAATGAGTTGTCGTCGTGGTCGATGGGGCCGGTGGCCTGCAAGCTGCTGCGAGGCTCCTACAGCGTGAACCTGTACAGCGGCATGCTGCTGCTCGCCTGCATCAGCACCGACCGCTACATCGCCATCGTTCATGCACACCGCAGCTTCAGACTGCGCTCGCTGCCGTACAGCCGCCTCATCTGCACCATCGTCTGGGCCACCGCCTTACTGCTGTCTGTCCCCACCTTCTACTTCTACAACTGGTACGAGCCGTCCCACACCAAGGACACCTTCATGGACGAGGTGGAGGAGATGAATCAGACCTCCAAGCCTCCCCAGTACGTCTGCGAGTTCAAGTTCACGCACAACACCATGGCCTGGAACACCAAGGTGGCCGTCCCCAGCGTCCAGGTGGCGGTGGGCTTCTTCCTGCCGCTGCTCATCATGGTCTTCTGCTACACCGCCGTCATCGCCACCCTGCTGAGAGCCAGAAACTTCC CGCACAAGGCGGTGCGGGTGGTGCTGGCCGTGGTGGCGGTGTTCATCGCTTGCCACCTGCCCTACAACATCGCGCTGCTGTACGACACTGTCAACATCTTCGAGGTGCAGTCGTGCAATGCGTCAGATGCCTTGCATACAGCCAAGACGGTGACGCAGACCATCGCCTACCTGCACTGCTGCCTGAACCCCGTGCTGTACGCCTTCATCG TGAAGTTCAGGAACCACTTCAGGAGGATCGCCCAGGACCTGTGGTGTCTGGGGAAGAGGTACATCGCCCCACGCCGCTTCTCCAGGGTCACCTCCGAGATGTACGTGTCCACTCGCCGCTCGGTGGACGGATCGAGTGACAACGGCTCGTCCTTCACCATGTGA